In a single window of the Natronosalvus caseinilyticus genome:
- the allB gene encoding allantoinase AllB, translating into MTVDLVIHNGIVLTPAGRSPNSGIAVEDGKIVAVGRSDQLPSARKTIDAGGNVIAPGVVDCHIHNREPGLEYKEDWESATRAAAAGGVTTVVGMPNTDPVIDRPEHLELKLERGDASAHVDFGSYVVVTSENLDRIAALDEAGALGYKIFLGSTVGDVPPPNDGEILEAMEMIRETGKRLGFHEENGEIIDHYTRQFQDAGKNRPIDHAHSRPVIAECEAIERMITFAEETGAKIHMFHVSSGSGAEAVARGKERGVDVTAETCPHYLWFTESVLEEKGNVARIQPPIRDADQRDRLWTAFQTGAIDCVATDHAPHTPEEKLVDDPFGNTWDAISGFVGLETEVPALLSFVEQGRLTLEEWAYHHATRPAQVWGLYPQKGSLQVGTDADITIVDPDLEWTLEDASELHSKNCVTPFEGETFTGKAVTTVVRGEVVYDDGEVVGESGYGARVEPV; encoded by the coding sequence ATGACCGTGGACCTCGTTATTCACAACGGGATCGTCCTCACACCTGCGGGTCGAAGCCCGAACTCGGGTATTGCCGTCGAGGACGGGAAAATCGTCGCCGTCGGCCGGAGCGACCAGCTTCCGAGCGCCCGAAAAACGATCGATGCCGGCGGGAACGTCATCGCCCCCGGCGTCGTCGACTGTCACATCCACAACCGCGAACCCGGCCTCGAGTACAAGGAAGACTGGGAGTCGGCTACCCGGGCGGCCGCCGCGGGCGGCGTCACGACCGTCGTCGGCATGCCCAACACCGACCCCGTCATCGACCGGCCCGAGCACCTCGAGCTGAAACTCGAGCGCGGTGACGCGAGCGCCCACGTCGACTTCGGGAGCTACGTCGTCGTCACCTCCGAGAACCTCGACCGCATTGCCGCGTTGGACGAAGCGGGCGCGTTGGGGTATAAAATCTTCCTCGGTTCGACCGTCGGGGATGTCCCGCCGCCGAACGACGGCGAGATCCTCGAGGCGATGGAAATGATTCGGGAGACGGGCAAGCGCCTCGGCTTCCACGAGGAGAACGGCGAGATCATCGACCACTACACTCGTCAGTTCCAGGACGCAGGGAAGAACCGGCCGATCGACCACGCTCACTCTCGACCCGTCATTGCCGAGTGCGAGGCCATCGAGCGCATGATCACCTTCGCCGAGGAAACCGGCGCGAAGATCCACATGTTCCACGTTTCCTCGGGGTCGGGTGCGGAGGCCGTCGCCCGCGGCAAGGAGCGCGGCGTCGACGTGACCGCCGAAACTTGCCCGCACTACCTCTGGTTCACCGAGTCGGTCCTCGAGGAGAAGGGCAACGTCGCCCGGATCCAGCCGCCGATCCGGGACGCCGACCAGCGCGACCGGCTCTGGACGGCCTTCCAGACGGGCGCCATCGACTGCGTCGCCACCGACCACGCGCCCCACACCCCCGAGGAGAAGCTGGTCGACGACCCCTTCGGGAACACCTGGGACGCTATCTCCGGTTTCGTCGGCCTCGAGACGGAGGTCCCCGCGCTGCTCTCGTTCGTCGAGCAGGGACGGCTCACGCTCGAGGAGTGGGCCTACCATCACGCGACGCGGCCCGCCCAGGTCTGGGGGCTGTACCCACAGAAGGGGTCGCTGCAGGTGGGGACGGACGCCGATATTACGATCGTCGACCCCGACCTGGAGTGGACGCTCGAGGACGCCTCCGAGTTACACTCGAAGAACTGCGTGACGCCGTTCGAGGGCGAGACCTTCACCGGGAAGGCGGTGACGACGGTGGTCCGCGGCGAGGTCGTCTACGACGATGGCGAGGTCGTCGGGGAGTCGGGATACGGAGCCCGCGTTGAGCCGGTCTGA
- a CDS encoding DUF7563 family protein translates to MTTTRLNWTPNESSATGTRCENCGTHVTQQFARVFGDNGDVVHGCPACTTYREMQSGGHLPSR, encoded by the coding sequence ATGACAACGACTCGACTCAACTGGACTCCGAACGAATCGTCGGCGACAGGTACGCGGTGTGAGAACTGCGGAACGCACGTGACCCAGCAGTTCGCTCGCGTCTTCGGCGACAACGGCGACGTCGTACACGGCTGTCCCGCGTGTACGACCTACCGCGAGATGCAATCGGGCGGCCACCTTCCTTCTCGGTAA
- a CDS encoding MaoC family dehydratase, whose product MHYYEDIEIGDVEEYGTYEVTKEEIKEFARKYDPQPFHLDEDAAKESIFGELVASGWHTASIMMRLSVVNSDGESAFLGSFGIDEIRWKSPVRPGDTLRRRSEVIEKRLSKSRDDRGYVKSRIEGLNQNDEVVISMIGNGIYACRPDDG is encoded by the coding sequence ATGCACTATTACGAAGACATCGAAATCGGCGACGTAGAAGAGTACGGCACGTATGAAGTCACGAAAGAAGAGATCAAGGAGTTCGCACGGAAATACGACCCACAACCGTTCCACCTGGACGAAGACGCCGCGAAAGAGTCTATCTTCGGAGAACTCGTTGCATCTGGCTGGCACACCGCGTCCATCATGATGCGTCTGAGCGTTGTAAATAGCGACGGGGAGAGCGCGTTCCTCGGCTCGTTCGGTATCGATGAAATCAGATGGAAGTCACCTGTGAGGCCAGGAGATACACTCCGGCGGCGAAGCGAAGTTATTGAGAAACGACTCTCGAAGAGCCGAGATGATCGCGGCTACGTGAAGAGCCGAATCGAAGGGCTCAATCAGAACGATGAAGTTGTCATTTCTATGATCGGGAACGGCATCTATGCGTGCCGACCTGACGATGGATAG
- a CDS encoding DUF1616 domain-containing protein yields MSLTTKTQNTVGAVGRYPTDLAFVTLATVLAYVLVTNLPPGSGPRLLSALAFVSFLPGYALVSMLFPVQARARAPGPQVTAEARPGGIDPVERLALGLGLSIAVVPIVVLALPLTRWGLTVGSTVGALAVVTVVAAQLAVVRRLRVPPADRFTVSLAGLRSRFSSANETGAARASSLLLGLAVIAAVGVLLYSFTAPMAAGGFTQLAIYTAEGDGDLEAEMPDTVAPGDPIPITFQIHNEEGREMEYTVVMQEQVVADGEVVDRVTHQEVSAISQSEDGGQITAERSVTPTAGDGETVRIAVMLFEGDAPETATMEEAMEYTYFWVTVETPPDAPGSGGADDGEESGADADGADDGDGGDGGDGGDDTGGEDDAGEDGGDGESDEAESDEDSSEEGDESEDDEGDEEEGDEEEGGEGGDEDETEEEEDDVADDGGEDEEDDDEDEDEDADEGEE; encoded by the coding sequence ATGAGTCTCACCACGAAGACCCAGAACACCGTCGGAGCGGTGGGTCGGTACCCGACCGACCTCGCGTTCGTCACGCTCGCGACGGTCCTCGCGTACGTGCTCGTCACGAACCTACCGCCAGGGAGCGGTCCCCGTCTACTGTCCGCGCTGGCGTTCGTCTCGTTCCTGCCGGGCTACGCGCTCGTCTCGATGCTCTTCCCGGTTCAGGCCAGAGCACGAGCCCCGGGACCACAGGTGACCGCCGAAGCCCGCCCAGGCGGTATCGACCCCGTCGAACGACTGGCGCTCGGCCTGGGACTCTCGATCGCGGTCGTCCCGATCGTCGTGCTGGCGCTCCCACTGACGCGCTGGGGCCTCACAGTCGGTTCGACGGTCGGCGCGCTCGCGGTAGTGACCGTTGTGGCCGCCCAACTCGCGGTGGTCCGCCGACTCCGCGTCCCGCCCGCGGATCGCTTTACGGTGTCGCTGGCCGGCCTGCGAAGTCGCTTCTCGAGCGCGAACGAAACCGGCGCGGCCCGCGCCTCGTCGCTCCTGCTCGGACTCGCGGTCATCGCTGCCGTCGGCGTGTTGTTGTACTCGTTCACGGCGCCGATGGCTGCCGGGGGGTTCACCCAGCTGGCCATCTACACGGCAGAAGGCGACGGTGACCTCGAGGCCGAGATGCCCGACACGGTCGCCCCCGGTGATCCGATCCCGATTACCTTCCAGATCCACAACGAGGAGGGTCGCGAGATGGAGTACACCGTGGTGATGCAAGAGCAGGTGGTCGCTGACGGCGAGGTCGTCGATCGGGTGACCCACCAGGAGGTGTCGGCGATCAGCCAGTCCGAGGACGGCGGACAGATCACCGCCGAGCGATCGGTGACGCCGACCGCTGGAGACGGCGAGACGGTTCGCATCGCGGTGATGCTCTTCGAGGGTGACGCCCCCGAGACGGCCACGATGGAGGAAGCCATGGAGTACACGTACTTCTGGGTCACGGTGGAGACGCCGCCGGACGCGCCCGGATCCGGTGGCGCAGACGACGGCGAGGAATCGGGTGCCGACGCTGACGGTGCTGACGATGGTGACGGCGGTGACGGCGGTGACGGCGGTGACGACACCGGTGGCGAGGACGACGCTGGCGAGGACGGCGGTGACGGCGAGAGCGACGAAGCTGAGTCCGACGAGGACTCGAGCGAGGAGGGAGACGAAAGTGAAGACGATGAAGGAGACGAGGAGGAAGGCGACGAGGAAGAAGGTGGCGAGGGCGGCGATGAAGACGAGACTGAAGAGGAAGAGGACGATGTTGCAGATGACGGCGGCGAGGACGAAGAGGACGACGATGAAGATGAAGACGAGGATGCAGACGAAGGCGAGGAGTGA
- a CDS encoding mechanosensitive ion channel family protein, protein MIGQTSPPEWVTDVLSAYDQVLSELLWFLLGLGIVYFIGRIVLVPLVTRVVRSRNRNNPTIETATKTYLQVVLIGFAILTGTIAAGYGRVFSESAVIIAAITFVLGIAGQHVFGSLISGMFLVADPDFNVGDWIEWPGGEGTIEAVDFRVTRVRTLDNETISVPNTELTNNALTRPYGRDQYRITEQVSVAYYEDTERAMMDIQQIAVNYDSILDDPAPNARILELGENAITVQAELWIEDPNNRDILTIRSDFRRLVKRHFEEEEITLAPPSEQLLSGEVTVTDRQSESPVSNGV, encoded by the coding sequence ATGATCGGCCAGACCTCTCCACCAGAATGGGTGACAGATGTACTGTCGGCGTACGACCAGGTGTTGTCAGAATTGTTGTGGTTCCTTCTGGGCCTCGGGATCGTCTATTTCATCGGTCGGATCGTTCTCGTTCCGCTTGTCACTCGAGTTGTCAGATCGCGCAATCGCAATAACCCCACGATCGAGACTGCAACGAAGACGTACCTTCAGGTGGTTCTGATAGGGTTTGCGATCCTGACGGGCACAATTGCCGCCGGATACGGAAGGGTGTTTTCCGAATCGGCGGTCATCATTGCAGCCATCACGTTCGTCCTCGGTATCGCCGGGCAGCACGTGTTCGGTTCGCTGATCAGCGGGATGTTTCTCGTCGCTGATCCCGACTTTAACGTTGGCGACTGGATAGAGTGGCCGGGTGGGGAAGGAACCATCGAAGCAGTCGACTTTCGTGTCACGCGGGTTCGGACACTGGACAACGAAACGATCTCGGTCCCGAACACTGAACTCACGAACAACGCGCTCACCCGGCCCTACGGTCGGGACCAGTACCGAATTACGGAACAGGTGTCCGTCGCCTACTACGAGGACACCGAGCGGGCGATGATGGATATTCAACAGATTGCGGTCAATTATGATTCGATCCTCGATGATCCAGCGCCGAACGCACGGATTCTCGAGCTCGGGGAGAACGCGATTACGGTGCAAGCAGAGTTGTGGATCGAAGATCCGAATAACAGGGACATCTTGACGATTCGGTCGGACTTCCGTCGATTAGTGAAACGGCACTTTGAGGAGGAAGAGATCACGCTCGCTCCGCCTTCTGAACAGTTGCTCTCGGGCGAAGTTACCGTAACAGATCGACAGAGCGAGTCACCAGTCTCGAACGGCGTGTGA
- a CDS encoding helix-turn-helix domain-containing protein, whose product MSTHVNDTATESTVNPAAQLDVLGDECARTILVAASEGPRTAKELTERTDCSSATIYRRINNLLESELLAECIRFEPDGTHTTAYESTVDRVQVEIGETGITVSTGPGHDTETEPSVQARRGGNR is encoded by the coding sequence ATGTCCACTCACGTAAACGACACGGCGACAGAATCGACAGTCAACCCGGCGGCTCAGCTCGACGTGCTCGGCGACGAGTGTGCGCGAACGATCCTCGTCGCCGCCAGCGAGGGACCACGGACCGCGAAAGAACTGACCGAACGAACCGACTGCTCGTCGGCGACGATCTATCGACGGATCAACAACCTCCTCGAGAGCGAGTTGCTGGCGGAGTGCATCCGGTTCGAACCGGACGGGACGCACACGACGGCCTACGAATCGACCGTCGACCGCGTGCAGGTCGAGATCGGCGAGACGGGGATCACGGTTTCGACCGGGCCGGGCCACGACACGGAAACGGAACCGAGCGTGCAGGCGCGACGTGGCGGTAACCGGTAA
- a CDS encoding CobW family GTP-binding protein translates to MNGQTEQIPVTILSGSLGAGKTTLLNHLLTTAEDRSLAVLVNDMGEVNVDAELIAEGSELDLEDGVAELSNGCICCELQDDLETAVVRLARDRDFDHLIVESSGISEPAPVARLFTTESRVAARYAVDTLVTVLDTPAFLEAFAGDEVPERRGTEDDRPLSDLLVEQVEVSNLVLLNKADLCSEGELEHAAELVRALQPDAETVRTEFSAVDPDRLLGRGLFDADRLADLPGWKRALDEGSETRDDDGERDSDHEHHEGGGYEHHEGGGHDHHGDGGHGRNHDHRHPDEIYGVSSFVFRRRRPFHPERFADVLRELPSEIVRSKGTAWIADNEMRVTVAQAGPSVRATAQGPWIASLPAVERDMLRSNRPDLEWHDEHGDRRTELVFIGTDYDEEALRAELSHALVTDDERSEGVDGPFPVAQGEETVLRGG, encoded by the coding sequence ATGAACGGGCAGACCGAACAGATTCCGGTCACGATTCTCTCCGGGAGCCTGGGGGCGGGAAAGACGACGCTGCTCAACCACCTGCTGACGACCGCCGAGGACCGGTCGCTCGCGGTGCTGGTCAACGACATGGGCGAGGTCAACGTCGACGCCGAGCTGATCGCCGAGGGGTCGGAACTCGACCTCGAGGACGGCGTCGCGGAGCTCTCGAACGGCTGTATCTGCTGTGAACTCCAGGACGACCTCGAGACCGCCGTCGTCCGGTTGGCTCGCGACCGGGACTTCGACCACCTGATCGTCGAGTCCTCGGGCATCTCCGAACCCGCGCCCGTCGCGCGACTGTTCACGACCGAATCCCGCGTCGCCGCCCGCTACGCCGTCGACACGCTCGTGACCGTCCTCGACACGCCCGCGTTCCTCGAGGCCTTCGCCGGGGACGAGGTCCCGGAGCGTCGCGGCACCGAGGACGACCGGCCGCTCTCGGACCTGCTGGTCGAGCAGGTCGAGGTCTCGAACCTGGTCTTGCTCAACAAGGCAGATCTGTGTAGCGAAGGCGAACTCGAGCACGCCGCCGAACTCGTCCGGGCGCTCCAGCCCGATGCGGAGACGGTTCGGACGGAGTTCTCCGCGGTGGACCCGGATCGACTCCTCGGCAGGGGGCTGTTCGATGCAGACCGTCTCGCCGACCTGCCGGGCTGGAAGCGTGCGCTCGACGAAGGGTCGGAGACCCGCGATGACGACGGGGAACGCGACTCCGATCACGAGCATCACGAAGGAGGAGGCTACGAGCATCACGAAGGAGGAGGCCACGATCACCACGGAGATGGGGGCCACGGGCGCAACCACGACCACCGCCACCCCGACGAAATCTACGGCGTCTCCTCGTTCGTCTTCCGCCGCCGCCGTCCCTTCCACCCCGAACGGTTCGCCGACGTTCTCCGGGAGTTACCGTCAGAAATCGTCCGTTCGAAGGGCACTGCCTGGATCGCCGACAACGAGATGCGGGTGACGGTCGCCCAGGCCGGTCCCTCCGTCAGGGCCACCGCACAGGGCCCCTGGATCGCCAGCCTCCCCGCCGTCGAGCGCGACATGCTCAGGTCGAACCGACCCGACCTCGAGTGGCACGACGAGCACGGTGACCGCCGAACGGAACTCGTGTTCATCGGTACCGACTACGACGAGGAAGCGCTCCGAGCGGAGCTCTCGCACGCGCTCGTAACCGACGACGAGCGGAGCGAAGGCGTCGACGGACCCTTCCCCGTCGCCCAGGGCGAAGAGACCGTGCTGAGAGGCGGCTGA
- a CDS encoding cupin domain-containing protein — MGYRIVDPGAVDPAPDRPSECRKLSETGGLETMAINRFRAEPGEELPLAYHYHETQQEAFYVLEGTMAVETPEETYEVPADCLFVVDPGSPQRAYNPTDAEGPITVLAIGAPATDGDAHAYDPDDESDV; from the coding sequence ATGGGATACCGTATCGTCGATCCGGGCGCCGTCGACCCCGCGCCCGATCGGCCGAGCGAGTGTCGAAAGCTGTCCGAGACGGGCGGTCTCGAGACCATGGCTATCAATCGGTTTCGCGCCGAGCCAGGGGAGGAATTGCCGCTGGCGTATCACTACCACGAGACCCAGCAGGAGGCGTTCTACGTTCTCGAGGGGACGATGGCCGTCGAGACGCCCGAGGAGACCTACGAGGTGCCGGCCGACTGCCTGTTCGTCGTCGATCCGGGAAGCCCGCAACGGGCGTACAACCCGACCGACGCCGAAGGGCCGATAACCGTCCTGGCGATCGGCGCACCGGCAACAGACGGCGACGCCCACGCATACGACCCCGACGACGAAAGCGACGTATGA
- a CDS encoding carbon starvation CstA family protein has translation MTQVIWIVAAVLVTFTVGYVGYSRYLAQFVELDSNRTTPAHKYEDGQEYVPSKKPVLLGHHYSSIAGGAPIVGPITAGAVWGWVPALLWIAIGNPLMGAVHDFVSLSGSLRHEGKSIGYMIGEYVGEQGKDMLLWFAFLTIILVVAVFALVVGIVFNAYPEVSTASFIYILLALAFGVYLYQLNGPFIPGTILFVLGVFGAVWVGIQFPVAIFEPTAERVVENPDLTPITLLGGDGSWVPGAADLGGNTAAWIPVVMVYAAIASALPVWVLLQPRDYLSSFLLYTGVGGAIVAIIVGTLLGTSSQPLVIDESIGAFQGFWGVEGVFLPLFPLLFITIACGTISGFHSLVSSGTTAKQLNKETDARLIGYGGMLGEGLLAAVALSTLAVWGFASPGGGIGAALPNFASGGGLILTSLGIPETVGAVFMALVLCSFLLTSTDTAVRLGRYMMEEIVGTPAGRTDTGLNANIGSIARGRYTNPIVQAIPAYLLVVSGQWVTLWALFGGANQLLAALALLTATVWLANWDDSKQLVSTGVPMAIMVTITVLGLSWLAFYENLYVNLLNGGADTTEAVVSSAVQMVLAIVLITLALMLVRLGYKNISNVRRGPETPAAPGDD, from the coding sequence ATGACACAGGTAATTTGGATCGTTGCCGCGGTACTGGTAACGTTTACAGTGGGGTACGTGGGGTACTCGAGGTACCTCGCACAGTTCGTCGAACTCGACTCGAACCGAACCACACCGGCACACAAGTACGAGGACGGCCAGGAGTACGTCCCGTCGAAGAAACCGGTGTTGCTGGGGCATCACTACTCGAGTATCGCCGGCGGGGCGCCGATCGTCGGCCCGATTACGGCGGGTGCGGTTTGGGGTTGGGTGCCCGCGTTGCTGTGGATTGCCATCGGCAACCCGCTGATGGGCGCGGTTCACGACTTCGTCTCACTGTCGGGCAGTCTTCGACACGAAGGGAAGTCGATCGGATACATGATCGGAGAGTACGTGGGCGAACAGGGGAAAGACATGCTCCTGTGGTTCGCGTTCTTGACGATTATACTGGTCGTGGCCGTGTTCGCGCTGGTCGTCGGCATCGTCTTCAACGCCTATCCGGAGGTGTCGACGGCGTCGTTCATCTACATCTTGCTCGCGCTGGCGTTCGGGGTGTACCTCTACCAGCTGAACGGTCCGTTCATTCCTGGGACGATCCTGTTCGTTCTGGGCGTATTCGGCGCTGTGTGGGTCGGAATCCAATTCCCGGTCGCGATCTTCGAACCGACCGCCGAGCGGGTCGTCGAGAATCCCGATTTGACCCCGATCACGCTCCTGGGCGGCGACGGATCGTGGGTTCCCGGCGCGGCCGACCTCGGCGGGAACACCGCGGCGTGGATTCCCGTCGTGATGGTGTACGCGGCGATTGCGAGTGCACTCCCGGTCTGGGTGTTGCTCCAGCCGCGTGATTACCTCTCGTCGTTCCTGCTGTACACCGGGGTCGGCGGAGCGATCGTTGCGATCATCGTCGGCACGCTCCTCGGGACGTCGTCTCAACCGCTCGTCATCGACGAGTCTATCGGCGCGTTCCAGGGCTTCTGGGGCGTCGAAGGCGTCTTCTTGCCCCTGTTCCCGCTGTTGTTCATCACGATCGCCTGCGGGACGATCAGCGGGTTCCACTCGCTGGTTTCCTCGGGGACGACCGCCAAACAACTCAACAAGGAGACTGACGCCCGACTGATCGGCTACGGCGGCATGCTCGGTGAGGGGCTGCTCGCCGCCGTCGCACTCTCGACGCTCGCCGTCTGGGGCTTCGCAAGCCCCGGTGGCGGAATCGGTGCGGCACTGCCGAATTTCGCTTCGGGCGGCGGCCTCATTCTCACGAGCCTCGGTATCCCAGAAACGGTCGGCGCCGTGTTCATGGCGCTCGTCCTCTGTAGCTTCCTGCTCACCTCGACCGACACGGCCGTCCGACTCGGTCGGTACATGATGGAAGAGATCGTCGGCACCCCCGCGGGCCGGACCGACACTGGACTGAACGCCAACATCGGCTCGATCGCTCGAGGTCGGTACACCAACCCGATCGTCCAGGCCATTCCTGCGTACCTGCTCGTCGTCTCCGGCCAGTGGGTCACGCTGTGGGCGCTGTTCGGCGGCGCAAACCAGCTGCTCGCGGCGCTGGCGCTGCTCACCGCGACCGTCTGGCTCGCCAACTGGGACGACAGCAAGCAGCTCGTCTCCACCGGCGTCCCGATGGCGATCATGGTGACGATCACCGTTCTCGGACTCTCGTGGCTGGCGTTCTACGAGAACCTCTACGTCAACCTGCTGAACGGCGGGGCAGACACAACGGAAGCGGTCGTCTCCTCGGCCGTCCAGATGGTACTCGCTATCGTTCTCATCACGTTGGCGCTGATGCTCGTCAGGCTGGGGTACAAGAATATCAGCAACGTCCGTCGCGGGCCTGAAACGCCCGCCGCACCGGGCGACGACTGA
- a CDS encoding PadR family transcriptional regulator: protein MHDLTGFQRDLLYVIAGADRPSGQTVKEEVEQYYSSEINHGRLYPNLDTLVNKELVEKGQLDRRTNYYAITDEGLDRISERRDWEAQYVDV, encoded by the coding sequence ATGCACGACCTGACCGGATTCCAGCGAGACCTGCTATACGTAATCGCCGGCGCGGACCGCCCGTCCGGACAAACCGTCAAAGAAGAAGTTGAACAGTACTACAGCTCCGAGATCAACCACGGACGGCTGTACCCGAACCTCGATACGCTCGTCAACAAGGAGCTGGTCGAAAAGGGACAACTCGACAGACGAACGAACTATTACGCGATTACCGACGAAGGGCTCGATCGGATCAGCGAGCGCCGCGACTGGGAGGCCCAGTACGTCGACGTCTAG
- a CDS encoding ArsA family ATPase: MEPFVFFGGKGGVGKTTVSCAYGLRCARDGLRTLVVSTDPAHSVTDVFDQHFDDDPTPVEGIDGLEAMQLDPEEEVTRHLDDIRRDLSEQVSAAMVNEINRQLEMAHGTPGAYESALFDRFIEVMRNSEGYDRVVFDTAPSGSTLRLLGLPELLEGWIDRLMYKRRTSIDLFEKAAIGNNEPRRVMDGDPVLARLQERKEFFRFAGDTLGDDAAFFLVLNPDELSLNETERSIADLEEKDLPVRGLVANKLTPEPDADENGRGARYLRERVKTERAHLETIRETFGPPLVAEIGWRTAEVKGSLLEDVASELEIETAVEPPTHV; encoded by the coding sequence ATGGAACCCTTCGTCTTCTTCGGTGGCAAGGGCGGGGTCGGCAAGACCACCGTCTCCTGTGCCTACGGCCTGCGGTGTGCCCGCGACGGGCTGCGGACGCTCGTCGTCTCGACCGACCCGGCCCACTCGGTCACCGACGTGTTCGATCAGCACTTCGACGACGATCCGACGCCCGTCGAGGGCATCGACGGCCTCGAGGCGATGCAACTCGACCCCGAGGAGGAGGTCACGCGCCATCTCGACGACATCCGGCGGGACCTCTCCGAGCAGGTCTCGGCGGCGATGGTCAACGAGATCAATCGCCAGCTCGAGATGGCTCACGGGACGCCCGGGGCCTACGAGTCGGCGCTGTTCGACCGATTCATCGAGGTCATGCGCAATTCCGAGGGATACGACCGGGTCGTCTTCGACACCGCCCCATCGGGGAGCACGCTCCGCCTGCTCGGCCTGCCGGAGTTGCTCGAGGGCTGGATCGATCGGCTGATGTACAAACGCCGGACGAGCATCGACCTGTTCGAGAAGGCCGCCATCGGGAACAACGAACCCCGGCGCGTGATGGACGGTGATCCCGTCCTCGCCCGTCTCCAGGAGCGCAAGGAGTTCTTCCGGTTCGCCGGAGACACCCTCGGTGACGACGCGGCCTTCTTCCTCGTACTCAACCCCGACGAACTCTCGCTGAACGAGACCGAACGCTCGATCGCCGACCTCGAGGAGAAGGACCTCCCCGTCCGCGGCCTCGTCGCCAACAAACTCACGCCCGAACCCGACGCCGACGAGAACGGACGGGGCGCGCGGTACCTCCGCGAGCGCGTGAAGACCGAGCGCGCACACCTCGAGACGATTCGGGAGACGTTCGGGCCGCCGCTGGTAGCCGAAATCGGCTGGCGGACCGCGGAGGTCAAAGGGAGCCTGCTCGAGGACGTCGCGAGCGAACTCGAGATCGAGACGGCGGTCGAACCGCCGACACACGTTTGA
- a CDS encoding redox-regulated ATPase YchF, which yields MTSSYRIGLVGKPSVGKSSFFNAATMNDVPEGAYPFTTIDPSVGEAYVRVECAAPEFDETCTPNVGYCEHGTRFVPTKLVDVAGLIPGAHEGKGLGNQFLTDLNETDVLVHVVDFAGETDLEGEPTEGHDPREDIDFLETELDQWYLGVLEKGINRYSSGYVTEDDAIEEDLAEQMSAFKTNEDELKLLIRRVDIGFDPEEWDDEDKLELAREIRKATKPMVIAANKMDTSAAQANYDEITSDPEYEDLTIVPCSAHAEKALKSADKAGVVDYQPGDDHFEITGDISESQEEGLEQIRDFLDAYGATGVQAALETALFDVLGVTPVFPGGANGLGNERGEVLPDCFLIPPESTAEDFAYSLHSDIGDGFLYAIDCRSNRQLGKDYPVEARDVIEVVTTN from the coding sequence ATGACCAGCAGTTACCGGATCGGACTCGTCGGCAAACCCTCCGTCGGCAAGTCCTCCTTCTTCAACGCCGCCACGATGAACGACGTCCCCGAGGGGGCCTACCCGTTCACCACTATCGACCCCAGCGTCGGCGAGGCCTACGTCCGCGTCGAGTGCGCCGCCCCCGAGTTCGACGAAACCTGCACCCCCAACGTCGGCTACTGCGAGCACGGAACCCGCTTCGTCCCCACCAAACTCGTCGACGTCGCCGGCCTCATCCCCGGCGCTCACGAGGGGAAGGGCCTCGGGAACCAGTTCCTGACGGACCTCAACGAGACCGACGTGCTCGTCCACGTCGTCGACTTCGCCGGGGAGACGGACCTCGAGGGCGAACCCACCGAGGGTCACGACCCCCGCGAGGACATCGACTTTCTCGAGACCGAACTCGACCAGTGGTACCTCGGGGTGCTCGAGAAGGGGATCAACCGCTACTCGTCGGGCTACGTCACCGAGGACGACGCCATTGAGGAGGATCTGGCCGAGCAGATGAGCGCGTTCAAGACGAACGAGGACGAGCTCAAACTCCTCATCCGGCGCGTCGACATTGGTTTCGACCCCGAGGAGTGGGACGACGAGGACAAACTCGAACTGGCCCGCGAGATTCGCAAGGCCACGAAGCCGATGGTGATTGCGGCGAACAAGATGGATACGTCCGCAGCCCAGGCGAACTACGACGAGATCACGAGCGATCCCGAGTACGAGGACCTGACCATCGTTCCCTGCAGCGCCCACGCCGAGAAGGCGCTCAAGTCGGCCGACAAGGCCGGCGTCGTCGACTACCAGCCGGGTGACGATCACTTCGAGATCACGGGTGACATCTCCGAGAGCCAGGAGGAGGGCCTCGAGCAGATCCGCGACTTCCTCGACGCCTACGGCGCGACAGGTGTCCAGGCGGCGCTCGAGACCGCCCTGTTCGACGTCCTCGGCGTGACGCCGGTGTTCCCCGGCGGTGCGAACGGCCTGGGGAACGAACGCGGCGAGGTGCTCCCCGACTGTTTCCTGATCCCGCCGGAGTCGACCGCGGAGGACTTCGCGTACAGCCTCCACTCCGACATCGGCGACGGCTTCCTCTACGCCATCGACTGCCGGAGCAACCGCCAGTTAGGCAAGGACTACCCCGTCGAGGCTCGCGACGTCATCGAGGTCGTGACGACGAACTGA